Below is a window of Oryza brachyantha chromosome 10, ObraRS2, whole genome shotgun sequence DNA.
TACAcccataatataaaatagagggagtaagtAACAATCTTCATCTAAAATGTTGCGTTTGTTGACTTAAATTATTCTCATAGTCTTCCTCGGCTTTTCGTGTACACTtactgaactactaaacgatatattttataaaaagtttcaaGTTCATCATGTTACTTTTCTAAAAGAGATTTTTAGCTATGTAATAAACTAATTCCATCATTCACAACATTTCATAGCTATCAAAAGATCGGAAAATCTTTCATCCTTCGTCTACAGGTGTAAAAGAACATAcagatgaagatgaaagaagaaaaaatatttatttctttgatagttatttaatgatgtAAATCATGGATATAAATTctgcaaatattaaaaaatctatttctacaatatatatatgagataataatcttttatatGAAAACTTTTTGTAAACTACACACctatttagtagtttagaaaTCGCAAGAAAAAGTTGTGCAAAAGAACGTAGCACATACGTATCAAATTGTCATCCAACATTATCTTCACCATATATTAACATAAATCCACATTTCTACTCTATTTACCATATACgtatatttacatatagcGTACGACAAAGTACGGGGCGTCATCTACTAACTAAAAGAGTTGTTAACAATTGATACTGGTACTTGTAGCTATAACGATACTTTTACACAAGAGCAATAGCAGACAATGGAAAATGACGCTGTCACATGGTGTAGGCATCACTATCATATACTGAGAGCTGGCAGCGTCCACTGTtttcttatcaaattttacgtagaaaactgTGGtacattttcaataaaaatggaaaaaatactCGGTAATCACACCATTTAGGGCGAACTCATCTCGAATAATTGCTCCGTGCGTCGCATTGGCGATCTTGACGGCCTTGAAGAAACCTTGCTCCGGATCTTCTCCGACCACGGGGGTCAGTGCCAGCACACTTTGCAGGTTGACAGcaccgtctccgtcgccgtaCATCACCTCCGGGTCCTTGCTGAAGTCGCCGTCCCAGTACACCAGCTGCTCCGGCGtcggcacgccggcgccgtACACGGCAGTCACCGGCACACGCGGCGCTCGGAAGCCCAGCGTCACCGGCAGCGCCCTCGTCCGGTACAGGTGGATCTCCGAGCCGGAGAACCCGACCGCCGCAAGAAGCTCGGGCATGTCGCGGGCGGAGTAGTTCCCGCGCCGCGTCACCACCAGCGGCTGATCGTCGCCGAACACCTTCGGGGACGGCAGCGCCGCGAACGCGGACCCGTAGCTCCGCTCCGCTCCCGCgagtgacgacggcggcgcgtgggcggaggcggcgaggctcCGGAGCGGCGCCAcgatgccgccggcgccggtggagaCCATGACCAGGTGCTTGACGTACCTTTTGCGCCAGGGCACCGGGCTTCGCGTGAGGAACTCCACGGCCATCAAGCCACCCATGCTGTGCGTCACTAGGATGACCGCCCTGCCGCCATTCTTCCCACTCGCGTGCTCGGCGAGGCGCCTCAGGTCGGCCATGAACGAGGAGAACGCCATGGCGTGCATGCCAGGTGGTGCCGACACGTACCGAGAGTCGTACGGGGCGCCGAAGAGATTCTCCTCTTCGTTGTATCCGATTCCTTTCAGTGCCTCAGTCATCTTCTTCAAACAACTTCCCCTGGGACGATTACAATTGGATCGAAAATATTGCGGTTGAGGATTTTGtgaaatatgaaaacaaatgaaCAAAC
It encodes the following:
- the LOC102716162 gene encoding lecithin-cholesterol acyltransferase-like 1, yielding MYPYAGIGPHHPMKRLHEYHSLTQSPKSASTLAGSQRQGFWHCQLDAELSDEYDEPSSPARCGARKGKGWFRLWENGTTLGDPDEAPCYADQLRVVYDRRRGDYGNVAGVRTRVVSFGTTRGFGPYGNDGDGDPSDPERGSCLKKMTEALKGIGYNEEENLFGAPYDSRYVSAPPGMHAMAFSSFMADLRRLAEHASGKNGGRAVILVTHSMGGLMAVEFLTRSPVPWRKRYVKHLPLVVTRRGNYSARDMPELLAAVGFSGSEIHLYRTRALPVTLGFRAPRVPVTAVYGAGVPTPEQLVYWDGDFSKDPEVMYGDGDGAVNLQSVLALTPVVGEDPEQGFFKAVKIANATHGAIIRDEFALNGVITEYFFHFY